In Candidatus Protochlamydia phocaeensis, a single genomic region encodes these proteins:
- a CDS encoding DUF6790 family protein, whose amino-acid sequence MNPFPFIFALGWIIAILHLLLSRQPATKARIIEILLLYQLVFTVGLGGLFAFYGHAFLSNEIAEYIGWPPGNPFQLEVAYANLSFGILGLLCIWFRGLFWAATIIGLSIWFWADAYEHLRQLMVYQNEAPGNAGLPLYTDIIVPIILIALLTGYLYGQANKQGLS is encoded by the coding sequence ATGAATCCCTTCCCTTTTATTTTTGCTTTAGGCTGGATCATTGCCATATTGCATCTCTTGCTCAGCCGTCAGCCTGCAACCAAAGCAAGGATAATTGAAATTCTTTTATTGTATCAACTGGTCTTTACTGTCGGATTGGGAGGCCTTTTTGCTTTTTATGGCCATGCTTTCCTATCAAATGAAATCGCCGAATACATTGGATGGCCTCCAGGCAATCCGTTCCAACTGGAAGTGGCTTACGCCAATCTTTCCTTTGGCATCCTAGGCCTTCTATGCATTTGGTTTCGAGGGTTATTTTGGGCGGCGACTATCATTGGACTGTCCATTTGGTTTTGGGCAGATGCATACGAACATCTCAGACAGTTGATGGTCTATCAGAATGAAGCGCCGGGCAACGCAGGCCTACCTCTTTATACGGACATTATTGTACCCATTATATTGATCGCTTTATTAACTGGCTATCTTTATGGGCAAGCGAACAAGCAAGGCCTTAGCTGA
- the trhA gene encoding PAQR family membrane homeostasis protein TrhA yields the protein MQREPALLLQPINSTAYSLSVEELRREDEWASGLILGDDWANGLTHGVGLLLSLVGLFFLIAYPLESGDHWKLANFFVYGVSLVLLYTASTIYHFLKRPHLKKMFQKIDHCAIYLLIAGTYTPFTMMPLKGFWGWLLFGIVWGLAGMGIVFKIFFIHRFKILSTLVYLAMGWLVLIALEPLVNNIATESLYWLIAGGLSYSFGVIFFALDKKRFYHAIWHLFVMGGSACHYFAILLYL from the coding sequence ATGCAACGAGAGCCAGCTTTACTTTTACAGCCCATTAATTCGACAGCTTATTCTCTTTCTGTCGAGGAACTCAGGCGTGAAGATGAATGGGCGAGTGGACTGATCTTAGGGGATGACTGGGCCAATGGGTTAACGCATGGCGTTGGTCTTTTATTGAGCTTAGTGGGCTTATTTTTTCTGATTGCCTATCCGCTTGAAAGCGGCGATCACTGGAAGCTTGCCAATTTCTTTGTCTATGGCGTTAGCCTTGTATTGCTTTATACGGCATCTACGATCTATCATTTTTTGAAGCGTCCCCATTTAAAGAAAATGTTTCAAAAAATCGATCACTGCGCCATTTATCTTCTCATAGCCGGCACTTATACGCCTTTTACGATGATGCCTTTGAAAGGGTTTTGGGGATGGCTTTTGTTTGGAATTGTCTGGGGACTGGCAGGAATGGGGATCGTATTCAAGATCTTTTTTATCCACCGTTTTAAAATCCTTTCCACTCTAGTTTATTTGGCCATGGGATGGCTTGTTCTCATCGCGCTTGAACCCCTTGTCAATAATATAGCCACCGAAAGCCTATATTGGCTGATTGCCGGCGGATTGTCCTATTCATTCGGAGTCATTTTCTTTGCTCTAGATAAAAAACGCTTCTATCATGCCATCTGGCATCTTTTTGTAATGGGGGGAAGCGCCTGCCATTACTTTGCCATTCTTCTTTATCTTTGA